GTCACGCGCGCGCCCTCGAACAAGGTCGTGAGGATGTCGGCCAGAAGCTCCGATCGCGCGACACCTGCGCCGCCGCAGACCGTCGCGAGCCAATCGCGGTGCTCGGCCTTGAACTCCGCGATGACGCGATGCGCGGGATGGTCGTCGTCGGCCAGCTCGACGGCAGCGTTGATCAGGTCGCAGCCACGACAGTCCGTGGCAATCACTTCGGTGGCGAGCTCGATCCACTCCTTCAGCTGCGCGCGACGATCGTTCGGATGACGCGCTTCGAGCTCGGCCCAGTATGAACGTGCTTCCGCAATGGCCGTACGGAGGCATTCGACGATCAACTCGTCCTTCGAATCAAAATGACG
The Rhodoplanes sp. Z2-YC6860 genome window above contains:
- a CDS encoding TetR/AcrR family transcriptional regulator, encoding MTRPRDRIVETARDLFHKKGYRGVGVDAIAEAAGTNKMTLYRHFDSKDELIVECLRTAIAEARSYWAELEARHPNDRRAQLKEWIELATEVIATDCRGCDLINAAVELADDDHPAHRVIAEFKAEHRDWLATVCGGAGVARSELLADILTTLFEGARVTRQTSRREAQPVDFAAMATAVVRSFKGKGG